A single region of the Ctenopharyngodon idella isolate HZGC_01 chromosome 21, HZGC01, whole genome shotgun sequence genome encodes:
- the si:dkey-102g19.3 gene encoding uncharacterized protein si:dkey-102g19.3 → MHLQVSIVLLFILLTGGFSLNCYECQNQQQAHYCSKTTCSSANCRSTKAVEYFGPYREEADNRQRERNRIPSRIKYKHAACPGNGITEETISYGCAMPRECKSWSLGTGCWIREHSSKCCDTNLCNRQASGSFSHIPNGKRCFTCDEEDCSKTISCWGNEDYCFTAYEPSSHQSVATKGCASKSACDQEPGKILGFHGNITCCEGNLCNGATQISTYNSAQSVTQISTYNSAQSVTQSSKYNGAQSVTQSFLFLCCSLLSYLLLH, encoded by the exons ATGCATCTTCAAGTGTCCATTGTTCTTCTTTTCATTCTTCTCACTGGAG GATTCTCTCTGAACTGTTATGAATGCCAGAATCAACAACAAGCTCATTATTGTTCAAAGACGACATGTTCCAGTGCCAACTGCAGGAGTACAAAAGCAGTAGAATACTTTG GACCCTATAGAGAAGAGGCAGATAACAGACAACGGGAACGGAACAGGATCCCGAGCCGGATTAAGTACAAACACGCTGCATGCCCCGGCAACG GCATAACGGAGGAAACCATATCTTATGGGTGTGCTATGCCACGTGAATGTAAAAGCTGGTCTCTTGGCACAGGCTGCTGGATAAGAGAACATAGTTCCAAATGCTGCGACACCAACCTTTGCAATCGACAAGCTTCAG GTTCGTTCTCTCATATCCCCAATGGGAAGAGATGTTTCACTTGTGATGAAGAGGACTGCTCAAAAACAATCAGTTGTTGGGGGAATGAAGACTACTGCTTTACTGCATATG AACCTTCTTCACATCAGTCAGTGGCTACAAAAGGATGTGCATCGAAATCTGCCTGTGATCAGGAGCCTGGAAAGATTTTAGGATTTCATGGGAACATCACATGCTGTGAGGGGAACCTGTGTAACGGTGCTACTCAGATCTCCACATATAACAGTGCTCAGAGTGTCACCCAGATCTCCACATATAACAGTGCTCAGAGTGTCACCCAGAGCTCCAAATATAACGGTGCTCAGAGTGTCACCCAGAGCTTCCTGTTCCTCTGCTGTTCTCTGCTCTCCTACCTCCTGCTGCACTGA